A region from the Acyrthosiphon pisum isolate AL4f chromosome A1, pea_aphid_22Mar2018_4r6ur, whole genome shotgun sequence genome encodes:
- the LOC100158873 gene encoding uncharacterized protein LOC100158873 precursor, which produces MVACKVILAVAVVFVAAVQGRPGGEPEWAAPIFAELKSVSDNITNLVGLDNAGEYATAAKNNLNAFAESLKTEAAVFSKSFEGKASASDVFKESTKNFQAVVDTYIKNLPKDLTLKDFTEKSEQALKYMVEHGTEITKKAQGNTETEKEIKEFFKKQIENLIGQGKAIQAKIAEAKKA; this is translated from the exons ATGGTTGCCTGCAAAGTGATTTTGGCCGTCGCCGTCGTGTTCGTAGCTGCCGTTCaa GGTAGACCCGGTGGCGAACCCGAATGGGCTGCACCGATCTTTGCAGAATTAAAGTCCGTGTCCGATAACATAACCAATTTGGTCGGCCTCGACAACGCCGGTGAATACGCCACCGCTGCCAAGAACAATCTGAACGCTTTCGCCGAAAGTCTCAAAACCGAAGCTGCAGTGTTCAGTAAATCG TTTGAAGGAAAAGCCAGCGCGTCCGATGTTTTCAAGGAATCCACCAAGAACTTCCAAGCAGTCGTCGACACGTACATCAAGAACTTGCCCAAGGACCTCACTTTAAAGGACTTCACCGAGAAGAGCGAACAGGCACTCAAGTACATGGTAGAACATGGCACTGAAATCACCAAGAAAGCCCAAGGAAACACCGAGACTGAGAAGGAAATCAAAGAATTCTTTAAGAAACAAATCGAAAACCTCATTGGACAAGGCAAAGCCattcaa gcTAAAATCGCCGAAGCCAAGAAAGCCTAA